The following proteins are encoded in a genomic region of Maylandia zebra isolate NMK-2024a linkage group LG1, Mzebra_GT3a, whole genome shotgun sequence:
- the LOC112434853 gene encoding uncharacterized protein LOC112434853: MEAKLRVIIDDQIEKLVLPSGIPPTLEELQSVVKDTFGISNDFSLQYFDPEFQDYFTLHRADQIKDKDTVKVVGITPVMLSLTPVDDSFGGPSGQLSDYDSSYAESVVSNADSAATTSSQDTIILKRQKTTERCEPWPKQFPIPQFAYETEMYLERATEEYKKNGNLLPTSKVKTDILEKLAETIFTFTAYPSSAQVSYVAEALVTKYPCLKEPGSFSGYYGWQQSIKYKMANYRTKLRGFGVPELTCNAMKHKSPGDQKSANKVKKPRKAEVNYLPPYPAGEDEDSQEEERIQLLTEVKKRDNNKVIKEKMAKTFAHRRHEIVNLSPSIEDIKARWPALFEASHLQDEFYRITLVHLEPKFMSMLDEYTPKLLALFHSKGGAMGLKLQAIIAKSPSNPSNDITRNLVIRCLMVYLGESIDQLIKEYSDADEDGVSQDLSEQRMKIYKIKAVGSEEDDIGIVLEGVRVMPALGNFPRACAMLVELTYAVNLAYPKELKYTLEVFQKTFLELDCAKLSPKVNSLKNKLLA, encoded by the exons ATGGAGGCAAAGCTTCGTGTAATTATTGATGACCAAATCGAGAAGTTGGTTCTTCCATCAGGGATCCCACCAACATTGGAGGAGCTGCAGAGTGTTGTGAAGGATACTTTTGGGATTTCAAATGACTTCAGTCTTCAGTATTTTGACCCAGAATTCCAGGACTACTTCACTCTTCACAGAGCTGACCAgataaaagacaaagacactgtGAAGGTTGTTGGCATCACCCCAGTCATGCTAAGCTTGACTCcggttgatgacagttttggcggcccctctggccaactgTCTGACTATGACTCCTCATATGCTGAGTCAGTTGTATCCAATGCAGACTCTGCTGCAACTACTTCTTCTCAGGACACCATTATTCTCAAAAGGCAGAAGACCACAGAACGTTGTGAGCCCTGGCCGAAACAGTTTCCCATTCCAcagtttgcatatgaaactgagATGTACCTGGAAAGAGCCACTGAGGAGTATAAAAAGAATGGAAATCTTCTGCCCACCTCCAAAGTAAAGACTGATATTCTTGAGAAGTTGGCTGAAACTATATTTACATTTACGGCCTATCCTTCAAGTGCACAGGTTAGTTATGTTGCTGAGGCACTTGTGACAAAATACCCTTGTCTCAAGGAACCTGGCTCTTTCTCAGGTTATTATGGTTGGCAACAAAGCATCAAATACAAGATGGCCAATTATCGTACAAAACTTAGAGGGTTTGGTGTTCCTGAGTTGACATGCAATGCCATGAAACACAAGAGTCCAGGTGACCAGAAGTCtgcaaataaagtgaaaaagcCTCGGAAAGCAGAGGTAAATTACCTTCCGCCATATCCAGCAGGTGAAGATGAGGACAGTCAAGAAGAAGAGAGAATTCAGTTGCTTACTGAAGTCAAGAAAAGAGACAACAACAaagtgataaaagaaaaaatggctaaaacatttgcacatagaCGACATGAAATTGTCAACCTGTCCCCCAGCATTGAAGACATCAAAGCCAGATGGCCAGCTTTGTTTGAGGCATCTCAT CTGCAGGATGAGTTCTACAGGATCACCCTGGTACACCTTGAACCCAAATTCATGTCCATGCTGGATGAGTACACTCCCAAACTGTTGGCCCTTTTCCATTCCAAGGGGGGAGCCATGGGATTGAAGTTGCAGGCTATCATAGCCAAG TCACCAAGCAATCCTAGCAATGACATAACCAGAAATCTGGTTATTCGGTGCTTGATGGTGTACCTTGGGGAGTCCATTGATCAACTGATCAAAGAGTACAGT gATGCTGATGAGGATGGTGTGTCACAAGATCTTTCTGAACAGAGGATGAAAATCTACAAAATCAAGGCTGTTGGATCTGAGGAGGATGACATTGGCATTGTGCTGGAGGGTGTGAGAGTTATGCCTGCTCTGGGCAATTTTCCAAGAGCATGCGCAATGCTGGTTGAATTGACATATGCAGTCAATCTTGCCTATCCCAAAGAGCTAAAATACACCTTGGAAGTATTCCAGAAAACTTTCCTTGAACTGGATTGTGCTAAGCTCTCACCAAAAGTGAACAGCCTCAAGAACAAGTTATTGGCTTAA
- the LOC101477830 gene encoding ankyrin repeat domain-containing protein 34A — translation MGDGGPLQTEGNALLKAVFQGKLRLTRLLLEGGAYINEGNERGETPISAACLASYDDPQTRQRMVRYLLEKGADPNIPDKSGRTALMHACAEQAGKEVVSLLLENGADPSLKDYSGSSALVHAINKGDRDTLQVLLDSCKAKGKEVIIITTDTSPSGTKKTKQYLNSPPSPGIVDKLSPACMSPSEVEIGTSSPAGDKDEEGIFSFKLTSALPLPSARPPGEKRPPPRKLLKRLNSEPWGLVAPSVLSGVPQDRVDGGLEEEEGNSNLNKTITEMNGLTVTEPVRPLLSRRHSIETHDPTSPKLIDRSCSEDCAGLSGPSWADKVQQHQILYRRNTAPESQENAAGPGTVVARALAHPKLTRMEHYESDTHLCPESIPGSPDSGRISVERRRYNASPLSLVTSSSRESLENIPNSVSPITMRRRGPGLLERRGSGTLLLDHISHTRPGFLPPLNINPQRPIPDIRANGKPTSPINSGHKILVPVAPASPKRGPDFKMKKKLMRRHSMQTEQMKQLSTFQEILAEKVIESNGD, via the coding sequence ATGGGCGATGGAGGACCCCTGCAGACTGAGGGGAATGCCCTCCTCAAAGCTGTCTTCCAGGGGAAGTTGAGGCTGACCCGCCTGCTGCTCGAGGGTGGCGCTTACATCAATGAGGGCAATGAGCGTGGCGAGACGCCCATCTCTGCTGCCTGCTTAGCAAGCTACGATGACCCACAGACCCGGCAGAGGATGGTGAGGTATCTGTTGGAGAAAGGAGCTGACCCGAACATCCCCGATAAGAGTGGCCGGACAGCGCTGATGCATGCCTGTGCAGAGCAGGCAGGAAAGGAGGTGGTGTCACTGCTGCTGGAGAACGGAGCCGATCCCAGCCTCAAAGACTACTCTGGTTCCTCTGCTCTTGTCCACGCCATCAACAAAGGGGACCGTGACACCCTGCAGGTTCTGCTGGACTCCTGCAAGGCCAAGGGCAAGGAGGTGATCATCATCACCACCGACACATCTCCGTCAGGCACCAAGAAGACCAAACAGTACCTCAACTCCCCACCATCCCCAGGCATTGTGGACAAACTGTCTCCTGCCTGTATGTCACCCTCTGAGGTGGAGATTGGCACCTCCTCCCCTGCAGGAGACAAAGATGAGGAAGGGATCTTCAGCTTCAAACTCACCTCAGCATTACCTTTACCTTCAGCTCGACCTCCAGGTGAGAAGAGGCCACCTCCCCGTAAACTGCTTAAGCGTCTGAACTCAGAACCGTGGGGCCTGGTGGCACCTTCAGTTCTCAGTGGGGTTCCCCAGGACCGGGTGGATGGAggtctggaggaggaggagggcaaCAGCAACCTGAACAAGACGATCACAGAGATGAACGGACTGACTGTCACAGAGCCGGTGAGGCCACTATTGTCACGGCGTCACAGCATTGAGACGCACGACCCCACATCCCCTAAACTCATTGACCGATCCTGCTCTGAGGACTGCGCAGGGCTGTCTGGTCCATCGTGGGCTGACAAAGTGCAGCAGCACCAGATCCTCTACCGCAGGAACACAGCTCCAGAATCCCAGGAGAACGCTGCTGGACCTGGGACAGTTGTGGCCCGAGCCCTAGCTCACCCCAAGCTCACACGGATGGAGCACTATGAGTCAGATACCCACCTTTGTCCAGAGTCCATTCCTGGATCACCGGACTCTGGGAGGATTTCGGTAGAACGGAGGAGGTACAACGCTTCCCCCTTGTCCCTGGTCACCAGTTCTTCCAGGGAGTCTCTGGAAAACATCCCCAACTCAGTTTCTCCCATCACTATGCGACGGCGTGGCCCAGGGCTCCTGGAGCGCCGGGGCTCTGGGACCCTGCTGCTGGACCACATCTCCCACACCAGGCCCGGCTTCTTGCCTCCGCTTAACATCAACCCGCAGAGACCCATCCCTGACATCCGGGCCAATGGGAAACCCACCTCCCCCATCAACTCTGGACACAAGATCCTGGTTCCAGTAGCCCCAGCCTCACCCAAACGGGGCCCAGACTtcaagatgaagaagaagctgATGAGGAGACACTCAATGCAGACAGAGCAGATGAAGCAGCTTTCGACCTTCCAGGAGATTCTGGCGGAAAAAGTCATTGAGTCCAACGGGGATTGA
- the LOC101484990 gene encoding 2,4-dienoyl-CoA reductase [(3E)-enoyl-CoA-producing], mitochondrial isoform X2 has protein sequence MQQTSGPNLHGQRSELQSRLHGSTGLRSGSQANFFPPLEDAMLPSGSFNNRMALITGGGTGLGRAMTATLSQLGAQCIIASRKLDVLQRTAEEISSQTGNKVHAVQCDVRDPQAVSQCVDQIEALTGLPDVIINNAAGNFVCPSERLSPNAWKTITDIVLNGTAFVTLELGKRLIQNQKGASFLAITTIYAESGSGFVVPSASAKAGVEALYKSLAAEWGRYGHRFNIIQPGPIRTKGAFSRLDPTGAFEKAMIDRIPTGRLGTPAEIANLAAYVSSNYASWMSGAVIRFDGGEYVSLAGEFNELRSVTPDQWKLLEAMIRKTKGS, from the exons CTCCAGTCGAGGCTCCACGGGTCAACAGGTCTCCGCTCCGGGTCGCAGGCCAACTTTTTTCCGCCCCTTGAAGACGCCATGCTGCCCTCGGGAAGCTTCAATAACCGTATGGCCTTAATCACAGGAGGAGGGACAGGGCTGGGGCGCGCCATGACTGCCACCCTGTCGCAGCTGGGAGCGCAGTGCATCATTGCCAGCAG GAAGCTGGACGTCCTGCAGCGGACAGCTGAGGAGATCAGCAGCCAAACTGGAAACAAG GTGCATGCGGTGCAGTGTGATGTCAGAGATCCTCAGGCCGTCTCTCAATGTGTTGATCAGATTGAGGCTCTGACTGGACTTCCTGat GTAATAATCAACAATGCTGCAGGAAACTTTGTCTGTCCGTCAGAACGTCTGTCGCCAAACGCCTGGAAGACCATCACCGACATCGTCCTGAACGGGACAGCGTTTGTCACCTTGGAGCTCGGAAAGAGGCTGATCCAGAACCAGAAAG gAGCATCCTTCCTTGCCATCACCACCATATATGCTGAGTCTGGTTCTGGTTTTGTGGTCCCGAGTGCTTCAGCAAAGGCCGGAGTTGAGGCGCTCTACAA GTCTCTGGCAGCAGAATGGGGGCGCTATGGCCACAGATTCAACATCATCCAGCCTGGACCAATCAGAACAAAG GGGGCCTTCAGCCGTTTGGACCCAACTGGAGCCTTCGAGAAGGCCATGATCGACCGCATCCCAACGGGCCGACTCGGCACACCAGCTGAGATCGCAAACCTGGCGGCTTATGTGAGCAGCAACTATGCCTCCTGGATGTCTGGAGCT GTGATTCGGTTTGATGGAGGAGAGTATGTGTCACTCGCAGGAGAGTTTAATGAACTGCGCAGT GTGACTCCCGATCAGTGGAAGCTACTGGAGGCGATGATCAGAAAGACCAAAGGATCCTGA
- the LOC101484990 gene encoding 2,4-dienoyl-CoA reductase [(3E)-enoyl-CoA-producing], mitochondrial isoform X1, translating into MAARVVGRTGRLAAVVRSSAVRLQSRLHGSTGLRSGSQANFFPPLEDAMLPSGSFNNRMALITGGGTGLGRAMTATLSQLGAQCIIASRKLDVLQRTAEEISSQTGNKVHAVQCDVRDPQAVSQCVDQIEALTGLPDVIINNAAGNFVCPSERLSPNAWKTITDIVLNGTAFVTLELGKRLIQNQKGASFLAITTIYAESGSGFVVPSASAKAGVEALYKSLAAEWGRYGHRFNIIQPGPIRTKGAFSRLDPTGAFEKAMIDRIPTGRLGTPAEIANLAAYVSSNYASWMSGAVIRFDGGEYVSLAGEFNELRSVTPDQWKLLEAMIRKTKGS; encoded by the exons CTCCAGTCGAGGCTCCACGGGTCAACAGGTCTCCGCTCCGGGTCGCAGGCCAACTTTTTTCCGCCCCTTGAAGACGCCATGCTGCCCTCGGGAAGCTTCAATAACCGTATGGCCTTAATCACAGGAGGAGGGACAGGGCTGGGGCGCGCCATGACTGCCACCCTGTCGCAGCTGGGAGCGCAGTGCATCATTGCCAGCAG GAAGCTGGACGTCCTGCAGCGGACAGCTGAGGAGATCAGCAGCCAAACTGGAAACAAG GTGCATGCGGTGCAGTGTGATGTCAGAGATCCTCAGGCCGTCTCTCAATGTGTTGATCAGATTGAGGCTCTGACTGGACTTCCTGat GTAATAATCAACAATGCTGCAGGAAACTTTGTCTGTCCGTCAGAACGTCTGTCGCCAAACGCCTGGAAGACCATCACCGACATCGTCCTGAACGGGACAGCGTTTGTCACCTTGGAGCTCGGAAAGAGGCTGATCCAGAACCAGAAAG gAGCATCCTTCCTTGCCATCACCACCATATATGCTGAGTCTGGTTCTGGTTTTGTGGTCCCGAGTGCTTCAGCAAAGGCCGGAGTTGAGGCGCTCTACAA GTCTCTGGCAGCAGAATGGGGGCGCTATGGCCACAGATTCAACATCATCCAGCCTGGACCAATCAGAACAAAG GGGGCCTTCAGCCGTTTGGACCCAACTGGAGCCTTCGAGAAGGCCATGATCGACCGCATCCCAACGGGCCGACTCGGCACACCAGCTGAGATCGCAAACCTGGCGGCTTATGTGAGCAGCAACTATGCCTCCTGGATGTCTGGAGCT GTGATTCGGTTTGATGGAGGAGAGTATGTGTCACTCGCAGGAGAGTTTAATGAACTGCGCAGT GTGACTCCCGATCAGTGGAAGCTACTGGAGGCGATGATCAGAAAGACCAAAGGATCCTGA